From the Solanum lycopersicum chromosome 10, SLM_r2.1 genome, one window contains:
- the LOC138339133 gene encoding uncharacterized protein — translation MIKFYFHESKRSMCRSIGDVRRYIFKGFENLKVDVHRETNVVIESMVGVMENKSKKRKGDSSNSKKEIAVQKRKTNEQHNIDKSETPKFLDDVWNNLMNMDELHNNQVVASEEF, via the exons ATGATTAAG TTTTACTTCCATGAGAGCAAACGTAGTATGTGTCGATCTATTGGGGATGTAAGAAGATATATCTTCAAAGGTTTTGAAAACTTGAAAGTAGATGTTCATCGAGAAACCAATGTAGTAATCGAGTCAATG GTTGGAGTTATGGAAAACAAAtcgaagaaaagaaaaggagattCTTCAAACTCTAAGAAGGAAATAGCAGTACAAAAGCGCAAAACAAATGAACAGCACAATATAGATAAGAGTGAGACTCCGAAGTTTCTTGATGATGTTTGGAACAATCTTATGAACATGGATGAGCTACACAACAATCAG GTGGTTGCAAGTGAGGAGTTCTAA